The window cactcaagctgtggacctgcttcatctttcatatcatatattaaaataatataagaaaaataataaacggcttagataaaacacttacatcacggtgggccctatagatcTCTGCCCGGATCGTCCGGGTGGGGGTAAGACGCGTTCCACGTTCGAAGCGGATCTGGGAGCTTGCGACGGATTGGgatttgggaagcggattggctggtttattgatgtcagcaagttgtgggtcccatcatgacttatttgttatatccgaaccatccatccatttttcaagctcgtcgtaaggcttgagccgaaaaataagacagatctaaagaaaaattggaccacactgcaaaaagcagagggagattgaacgtctaccattgaaacccttttggggtcacagaagtttcagatcaatatgaaatttgttttttctcttcatacagatatttttgaccttatgaatagattagatggaaaataaacgttatagtgggacctgtgaattttttaacggtgaaaatcattatcccgctgctatttttggtgtggtccacttgagtgttggatctgcctcatttttgtgttcatgccttaaaataatctgagaaaagggattgacggtttggatgtacagatacatcacagtgggcctgcccacagaactgcccgttcggagctagggacaagcgggggtagtacgcaatccgcgtcctcataCAACTTGGCGCTCgtcttgggaaacggattggctactcccctagccaccgtggtcggtgctctgttagcccctacatgatgtatgtgtatcatccattccgttcatccatttttacagatcattctagtgcttcacctcaaaaattagagggatataaatctcaggtggaccacaccataggaaaacaataatgattagatatgcaccattaaaatcctcttaaggcccactgtactgtttatttgacatctaatctttttattaggtcatacaggcccagatgaagggaaaaaataaagatcagcttgatctaaaacttttatggcccccaaaaggtttttaatggtcgacgctcattcaacattatttcctgtaatgtggcccacttgagattttgatatacctaattttttgtcccatacgatgaaatgatcttaaaaaatagatggatggcatggatgaaacacataaatcatggtagggcgcACAGAGCACtgacagtgggagtagccaattcgttcctGTCTTGTGTCCAAGACGAGGGATGCGGatctcctgcgaaagcctttcgtgggaagttcctgcgctaggaaAGCAAGTGGGCCCACTgggatgcttgtgagaaatcttcaccgtccatccattttgtgagttcattttaggacatgaggctaaagatgaaccgtatccaacgctcaggtgggccgaaaacgtgataactaaatgtccatagttgaaatattcgtagggccattgaagttttgaatcatgctaatatttgtgttttcagttcattccagtaggaatgacattatgaacggtatggatggcatgtaaacatcactgtcgaatcagggaggtttcaatggtaggaatttccctaaataccttttcctttaatacagcccacttgagtcttggatcctgttcaattttggtctaatctcctaaaattagctcacaaaatggatggacggagtggattcctgacaaacattacggtgggtcccacctaagttccctgcgaaaggctttagcaggaaatccgcgtccgctcctcttcgcacgaagttcctgcgttggaagCCTATATGTGGCTCatcgagctcaagttgtacgaacggttttaagaaaattttccaaAGAAATAATTGTCACTCCATCATTTGATCAAAATGTCCAAGAAATCAGAACACATCGACATGTTCAACAAATATTTAAGGTAAAActtcatataaaaaatataaatatatatacttataatTGAATCATCCTACTCAAGGGTTAACAATTTACCTTTAATGTTTAGGGTGTCGTTGGTGTGTTAGATGGAACCCTCATTCCTGTATGTATCCCGACAGATAAACAATTTACctttaatgatattttaattttctattaagtactttgtagtttatttgaattaaatagaataattttattttcatttaataaaaattaatttctttataatgtaaaacatttccaaacaggaaATAGATGGGggaaaatgtgtcaaattaacatatttcagacatttcagatgtttgttaacaaacagattgtttcaaattcagtatttAATTTCCAGACTTCAGCCatagttaccaaacaagttttttgacttcaagcttcatatttcagattcgggctttagacttcagatttaacaaacggggctaAGCCTCACAACGAAATATGCATAAATCTGAGTAGTCCAGCTTATGACCACTTCATATTTCATCTagtattttacattcaattgttgtagaaggagatcggttcaccaaataacaagttgtgctaacggcctcagtccataagtccttgcccaatgcaacattacttaacatgcatcgggcccttTCTAAGAGAATTCGATTCATCCACTCAGCCATACCATTTTATTCACGCGTGTGACGCATTgtattgtgcctaatgatcccttcatccttgcaatattcattaaatttaGTGGAAGttaattctccaccattgtcagtctttaaaacctttatttttcaccctaACTGTTTTTCTACAATTGTttttcattgtttgaatatggtgaaaacttcggatttacgttttatgaagtaaatccaaactttcttggagtagtcgtcaatgaatgaaataaaccatgatGATCCCTCGATGGAAACCTCTGGCGATGACCCCCatatgtcagagtgcacataatcaagcactcctttacatacatgtttttcagttttaaaagataatatacattgtttaccatatatacaatactcgcatatatctaaatcaaaaattttaaaagctggaattaaACAACAATCgtatagtaccttcatgccctgctcgctcatgtggacCAGACGAGCATGCCAAATATGTAGAGACGTCGAATCTGTAATAGttgctgccgctccacctgctgaagtactCCCGATCAACTTGTAAGGGTTTCTATACCTTTGCgttctcataaccacgagtgccccttttgaaactttaaacaCATCATTAATACCAgtaaacttgcaccctatagttTCGAGTAaaccgagagaaatcaaactttttCCCATATCAAGAATGTGTCTGActtcagtcaaggtacgctctatcccatcaaatatcttgatgctcaaagtaccaatagccacaacattacaggcattctcattgcctataaaaacttgtccaccatcacattccttgtaactggcgaaccaactccaatAAGGAGTTATGTaatatgatgctcctgtgtcaaggattCACATTTATGATTGTCATGCAAGTGACTAATCATGGACACAgacaacatcaccaccacttgtctcttcattagatgtgacaacattcgcttccttggaagaagcctctgagttttctttattCGCTTTATgattggtacaatcctttttcatgtgttcagtcatcccacaattccagcactttaattttcctttgcctttacccttggatttggatctaggtcttaaagatcctgtacctcgcttaGTATTTCTTCCCTTTGTAAGCAGTGTATCGGAAGATATCCTCATGCCgtcatttagctttctcatagccttctctTAATGGGCTGAGAAACTGGTGTCAACACTCAAGGTTATATTTGCGGTGCACattatgtccttgaatgacttatacgatgccggaagaaaattcaacaacatacatgcttgttcttcatctttgatcacttcctcaatatccagcagtttgcaaaccaatttgTTAAAGTTGCTGATttgggcctccagatctccgccatttgccatcttgaagttatactaatatagcttcaagtgtaggcgattttcagaggatttttttttacatagatatcctctaactttgcccataaactagccgcagttttctctctcaaaacattatagggaacctcatccgtgagacatcaACAGATGAAGGCTAAAGCATTATTATCAAGAGTAtcccattcttcatctttcatagtcAATTTCCACTCCTCAAGAGTCTTAGCTTCGCCTTacttggttaatagactaatcatcttaatattctagaactcaaaattatttttgcctgaatacttctcaatatcaaacttggcgttTCCCATTAATGTTAATCTTGCAGatccagatctgtgccccaacgatagctttggtaccacttgttggggattgtgttgcggaattacacagagatggatctaggataacaatccaagagcattaagcaaacacaaagatttaacgtggaaaattctCTAGGGAAAAAACataggcacaaagcgacaaaaattctactatgaaagcacAGATTACAAAGATAGAAGACTTACTCGGCTTGAGCAATTCTCAAACCTCATATTTTtttcaccccttgaaaccctaaaaacCCTTCTAGAAACCTTAGAATGCCTTAGAATACCTCTCAGTCCCATATATAACCTTTTATATAGCTTTAGAAAGGAACCAaaatggaataggaaacaaaatccacAAAATCTATGTTTTTGCAGAAAATCTATAtaaacattcgatgacatcgaacaaccttcgatgtcatcgaagaatgacAAAAACAATTCAGCGACTAGGGGTGAAAATCCTGAATAtactcgatggcattgagtagcttcaatgacatcgaagcctgctcgatgtcatcgagcaatgaATCAGATTGAAGGCATCTGACACTACTAACACATCAACTGACACTACTAACACATCAATAATACCTCTCAAATATTTGAGAATCCATTTGACGACTTCCCAATGTTCATTCCCTGAGTTGTTCATAAACTTGCTAACAACTACCAATGAATGAGTAATATATGGCCTTGTGCAAACCATAGTGTACGTTAAGCTGCCAATAGCCAAGGCATATGGAACATTAGCCATGTAGTCGTGCTCTTCTTGTATTATTGTACCATATTCCTTTGAGAGTCTGAAGTAGCTTGCTAAGGAAATGTTAATTGGATTAACACCTTCTATGCTAAACGCTTGGGTACTTTTACAACATATTCAGCCAATGATAGTTtcaattttttgtttcttttaactTTTGGGGCCCTTTTAAAAAACCGATCACCACAGTTTTATATCTATGTCAAAACAGATGTATGATGTGAATAtagaatatacacatcaaggtaggcccattgTAAGGATAACACTGTGAAaggtgctatgtgggctccaaaatgatgtatatattttatccattccatcaatcCAGGAGcccgagcccaaaaatgatgcatatccaatgTGGACCGTatcaaagaaaacaatggtgatttatactattaaaaatttattgtgggccacaaatgttttggacgaagatatctgtattttcccttcatcaggtttGTGTGACATAATCAACTTGGCTGGAAAATGAGCATTaaagtgagccctaggaagtttttaatagtggacgtccaatcaccactgttttcttttggtgtggtccacttgaggtttggactCCTCTCATGTTTGGGATCTTGCGCTAAAATGACATGGgataatagatggatggcgtggataaaacacatatataatggtggggtccacagaggcaACTGGCAGCGTCCGTAGGCAATCTGCATACGGTACGTCTTGGGTGAGGtcggggccacacctaatccgctcccttaaaaaaaaaaaaaaacccctaacCCTAAAACCCGCACAAACATTTTTCCCCCTCCAAAAACCCTAAAACCGTAAGATTCGGCGGCGACGAAGGAAGGATGCCTCCGAAGTTCGATCCATCTCAGGTGGTGGACGTGTTCGTCCGCGTCACAGGAGGAGAAGTAGGCGCGGCGAGCTCACTCGCCCCGAAGATCGGGCCGTTGGGGCTGTCCCCTAAAAAGATCGGCGAGGACATCGCCAAAGAGACGGCCAAGGACTGGAAGGGTCTCCGAGTCACCGTCAAGCTGACAGTCCAAAATCGTCAGGCCAAGGTCTCGGTCGTGCCGTCCGCGGCCGCGCTCGTCATCAAAGCCCTGAAGGAGCCCGAGCGCGATCGCAAGAAGACGAAGAACATCAAGCACTCGGGTAACATTTCTATAGACGACGTTATCGAGATCGCACGTGTCATGAAACCCCGATCCATGGCCAAGGACCTCAGCGGCACCATCAAGGAAATCCTTGGCACGTGCGTCTCCGTTGGGTGTACGGTCGACGGCAAGGATCCCAAGGATCTGCAGCAGGAGATCGCTGATGGGGATGTTGAGGTCCCGACGGAGTGAGGTGGCTTCTTTGTTCTCTTCTCAATttctcaatctttttttttttttcgtcgaGATTTTGTTTTTAGGAGGTATCCGTTTGGAGGGATTTTGGTATTTGATTTGGAATTATGGAGAATTGAGATCTTAATGCTTGTTATTATCATTAATTGAGGTCATACATGGTTTTGTTTGATCTGATTCGTTATAGATCTATGCACGCGGAGGAGACtggatctggaccatccaccttgtgaTAGCTGCCACTGATGGATCATGGTCTGGAAACCTCACCAATGGATAATCCTAGCCGTTGTTTTCTCTCGCTAATTATTTAGCATTCTATTTTCTGTTTGAAGGCTAGGATCATCTGTTTTGGATGAGGATTATGTgcgccttccatctgtttttagaTGCACtcgtagagctgtacatgagtcgatccgagtcgagcttggcacagctcggctcggctcggcccggccaatagctaaccccagcttgaactcggctagGTCCTCGAGCCTGTCTGgtcagctcagcttggttcggtcagcagcttgggccagttcaagcccacttcgagcctgtgcggcattttatcaaacacctggaATGCATCTTAAATTTCTCACAGAATGCAAAACGGTGACGacactttacaggtatttcatcaaacacccggtGTGCAGCATCAAAATCGAACAAAATCAGACACCCGACacgcagcatcaaaatcaaacaaaatcaaacacccaacaAGCAGCATCAAAATTAAACACCCAGCATATCCTTTCTTTCCtcaccaacacttcgttgagtcatttcatcaaacactcagcgagcatcatccatatcaaaataatcgagtcattgatctgattcgatccgagtcggtttgagttgaggttcaatctgagtcaagtcgagctcgggcaagctcaaactcagctcgaaatgTTTTCGAGCtataaaaaccagctcgactcggtccaaaTCCAACTTTGAGCTgaggcgagtcgagcttttttgagttgaatcGAGCGAGCTGACCAAggtaactcgactcgtgtacagctctaggccACTGTTCTGATCCACCAAAGTACCCTTTTCTGGACTGTTTGTTTTAGGTTAGGATTGATTGGATGGACAGGATACcctgattagtgtgattttccAATGTGGCTTGTGAAACGTGTGGCCCAGATCAATGATTAGTTGCCTAGTTGCCCAAGATTAACTCGGTTCAGTTAAACTATAGTGCGCCTGGCAGGCATGCAGCCGTCTCATTCATGCCAAAAGTGCCACATGTGCAGGACATCCCAGCCGTGTATGTAGTGGGGCCCTATGATGAGGATCATCTGTCTAGAAATTCATGCTGATCCATTCAGTAGGTGGGTCACCACTATCTGCTGAGTCAGACTATTGGCATCCATTGATTTCGATGGGGTGGCCTACCTGACAAGGATAGGGCTGCATTCTAAATGAACACACGGCAAAATGTAGGTGATCAATTCTCGATTTATAATTTTGTATGGTTGTATGATCTTCTGTTGTAGCTGTTTGAAATTGCGCTTTGAATGTTAGTGTAGTCTTCAATGCATAATCCTGAATCTGAAATTGTAGTCTATAAGACATGTTTGAAATTGTGAATCTGAAAATTTTGTTTCCTATGTAACTGGCCACATGAATGTTGTTTGGTTCCcggggctagtgtcagggggagtagccaatccgtttccgtccaaCTAATGGACGAGGAAGTTGGCATTGGGATAGGGGCTTTGAAATTGAAAAGGAGGCTAAGGGGGGTTACgtggctatagaaaataaaggGGGCGGGTAGCCGGTCCTCCACACATCAttccatttgagagagagagagagagagagagagagggagggagggtggGAGGGAGGCCACCTCGTTTGGCTCTAAGTAGGCCCTGTTTTGTTGAATGGTTCGAATTGAATTAAAGACGCTTTGTATCTAACCTAAGAATCTAGAATAATAGTATAGGTTTAAACCCTATTAAGATTTAGAGAATTGATTTAAAAAGTATTTATCAAGAAACATAATCATGTGAGTATTTTGGACCTGTTAGGAATCTTTAAAAACCCTACCTTCTCCCGTCCTCTCCCCATTCTGAGGCCGACCTGATCATTAATTGGACTTTATTGATCGGCAGCAAACTATTTCTTCTCAGAGCTGTCCATTAACGAGTTCTCCAGCTTATTTTGGGcatcttaggatttttttttttgaaagcccAGTTATGGGCACATCATGTGAAGCCCATTCCTGACTCATCTATCTCTCTTACAGGCCTGACCCAAATCCATATTGGGCCAGGACCCAAAATCCAAGAGTCCAACCTGGTTTCTATCCATGCTCGGATGCTGCCAATCGGGTGGTCGGACACTCTATTGTCTTCCAATGGCTGTTTATTTATATACCCGACAGAGGCTGATTAGAGGTGGCGATAGGTTGGGCCAGACCAATCTAGGGCTAGCCTGGCACCACCTTGAGGGCCAAGCCCTCAGCCCATAATAAAACTAGCACAGTCGGCAGAGGCACGTCCCAAAAACTTACAAATCCTTATTTTACACTTGAATGTGATGAATTCATCCATTGTAATGGGCTAGGCATGCATGAAGAAATAGATACTTAAAGATGCATTTCAATGGCATATTTGTGGTTGGTCATCAGCGTAG is drawn from Magnolia sinica isolate HGM2019 chromosome 5, MsV1, whole genome shotgun sequence and contains these coding sequences:
- the LOC131245961 gene encoding large ribosomal subunit protein uL11 → MPPKFDPSQVVDVFVRVTGGEVGAASSLAPKIGPLGLSPKKIGEDIAKETAKDWKGLRVTVKLTVQNRQAKVSVVPSAAALVIKALKEPERDRKKTKNIKHSGNISIDDVIEIARVMKPRSMAKDLSGTIKEILGTCVSVGCTVDGKDPKDLQQEIADGDVEVPTE